Within the Miscanthus floridulus cultivar M001 chromosome 2, ASM1932011v1, whole genome shotgun sequence genome, the region CAACTTGGTTGAACACGAGCAAAGATCGCGTGCGCGGGGCTAATCAACCTCGTGGCTCCTTTTGGAGTAGAATTCATGCTTTCTATGAGAAACACAAGACAACTGAAGCGTTCAAAACGGAGAGTTCCATTATGCATAGGTGGATGACTATTTTGGACTAAGTGAACAAGTTTTATGCATGAAGCGATTGAGCGTAGGAATCAAAGTGGTGCAACCATTCAAGACAAGGTTTAATTTGTTATTTGTTTTATCTGTTCAtttgttttgtttttctatttGATTTATTTGTGGAGATATACACTTTGATGATTGATAACATGTGCAGGTTTCTGACGCGGTCGAGATGTTCAAGGGATTAGACAGGGGGAACAAGACATTCACTCTAATGCACTGTTGGAACAAGTTGAAGGGTGAAGACAAGTGGAAGGCCGAGAGGAAGAGAATGGCGGAGCAGCAAGCCAATAAGAATAAGAAGAAATAGAAGATTAATGCGGATTCCACGCCTGTGAATATACAAGTCAATAACAATGAAGATGTCACTGAGATTCCACCACCAGAATCTGAAGCACGAAAGATGCCAATGGGTTCGAAGAAGGCAAAGGAAGTTCTAAGACGAGGAGGTGGTGAAGCTTGCATGGAGGCTTTGGACAAGATGTGGGCTAAAAAGGAGGCTTTTGAgatggagaaggagaagaagaaagaggagagGTTCATGGCTTCACTTGAGCTAGAGAAAAAACGCCTGTCATTAGATGAAAAAGGTGGAATCAGACCTCATCGAAAAGGAAGACAAAATAATGTCAATCGACATTACCAACCTCGacccgcagcagcagcagtactaCACAACGATGCGCCAACAGATCGTTGCTCGTCGTCTTGCGAATTAGAATTAGTTCATGTCATTTTATTTCTATAGCAAATTTGTTTTGGATTCAGTGAACCTTTGCATTACTTTGTGATTCGGTGAACCTTTGCTTCGTCATAAATGGTCAAGTGCTTTTTAATTTGTATTATTTATATTCAATGAAACTTTGTTCTTGCCTGAATGTATATGCTACTGTGCCGGCAAATGCCAATGCTTTTGACATGACCGACAAGTAGTGCTGCTGCTGTTCCTGGTCCTCAACGCCTGATGCCTGCACATACTGTGGTGCATGGCACTGTGCTTTTGACATGACTGCTGAAAGCCTGTAGATTGCCTGCACATGAACGACAACTACTGAATGCTACTAGTAGATGGCAGGCTAAAATTACTTGAAGTAAAAATGTTCATTACACTTGAAGTAAAAAGTTTTGATTACAAATAGAGGACAAAAATAAACTGATCctaacaaaaaaataaaatgtGTGTATATTGCTAATATAAATCAGGATTATGATTTCATAGGTGCTCGATGAGGTCTTCTTTTAACTGGACATGTGTTTCCTTGTCTCTGATCCTTTTGTGCGCTTCAATAAATTCATCAAGGGTTCGATTATTCTCATGAGAAGGTTCCATATTTTGGCCACCATAATCGAACTGCTCAGTAGGGTCAACAACTCCTTCATCCTCGACAATCATATTGTGCATTATCACACAAGCTTTCATGATGTCTCCAAGTGTCTCTGTGTCCCACATGCGAGCTGCTCCTAAAACAATGGCGAACCTAGATTGCAGAACCCCAAAAGCTCTTTCGACATCCTTCCTCGCTGCCTCCTGTGCTTTGACGaaatatttgttcttgttgcccATAGACTGAGAGATGGACTTCACTAAAATAGCCTATGATGGGTATATACCATCGGCTAGATAATAacatgtaacaccccggtgttatgcaagcatttaggcactgcaaatcatgcatattatgcatcatcaagcatcctaatcatacatgcctaatcatgtaaataataactgaaaccatgcttcgaaacatatgaaacatgctcgtgaaatatgaatgttgcatacacttgtttagagttattttgccctaattatgcttgctaggttagtaaaacatgtttggctataattgtaaatcatctagaattatttagcacaatttttggagcaaagtttgtattcaaacttttgacaaaatatgcttttGAAATTATTATTGGAAAGGGTCAAAAATCTCCTCTATTTAGCTtttgcttcccaattcaaaatctatgcaaaatttttagttggtccctaaagcaaagttgtagaggattaaattctaagcaacttttatttttgggccattttcaaaagaagtcattttcttgctcaaaagggtacttgaaaactgatatttgaaaattcattgaaaatggaattagaaaaattgtttctctcttttaacgggccgccgcctcacttctggcccatcAGCCAAAGCCGGCCCAGCGATCCTCACGCGCCCGCGCCtttgcctcggcccagcccacccCGCGCGCTGTCTTCTTTCTCCTCCACGCGCACAGACGCGTCCGACCGCGTCAGGCATGCCACGCCGCGTGGCGAGCGCATGCCGGCGACGCCGGCCGGGTGGCGTTTCGTGGCCCTCGCGAGCACGCGCCTCACCCGTTTTCAAGCCCCACAGCTTTGCTTCTCCCAGCATTCCTCATCTTCCTCTCCCACGCTGCGTCTCTACCTTGCCCCGCACCGAGCTCTACTCGCGCCGCCCTCGCCACCGTAGCCCCGCCGGCGAAATTGGCCGCCGGTGGTCCACCATTGCCCGCAATCGAGCACACGTCGCTCCGCCTCGCTCCCCGGCACCCGGTGCTCGCTGCAgggacaccatttgagcaaggtaCAGCTACCTCACGCGTTTTCGCCACCATcggtcatggcgccgccgcgctTGACCTCGCCGTGGAAGGGCTTCCCCGTCCCTTCTCTATCCCCTTGAGTGACCTGCTCGGGTTCGCCATCTTCTTGCGGACCTAGCGCGCACGCCTACTTGCCCAGTCATGGCCGACAACGGCCGTCGGCCCACTGGCAGCGGCCGCACCGCCGTGGCGCTTGGAACGCCGGCGTGGCGTGGCCGTCTCGCCTCGGCCTTGCTGGGccaggtcggccttgggccggagCCCCGAGCTAGGCCGTCGCCTTTCCCTCCACTCAGTTATGCAGGCCGAAAACGGCCGTGGGCCAGTCGTTcccatgggccggcccagtagtaataggaaaattgttttcggtttttcttttattatttgggaagagaaatactttggaaaatgtttgtgtactcattttggctccaaatttgttgaaacaaattttgttgtgttacttgtcaccagatctacatgataaaaatattgcatgtcatttttgagatacttttctatagagctttatttaattcttgatattgttgatatcttgtaaaatgtgtagtaaaacctatatgtatcagaaaaatatgcttccaagtttgttactcttattgtgtaatgtacttcctaggaaaaatatatgccatgcatgtcctgtagaaaaattatgaggtgaagttcaagtgcctttaatggctgatttttgttatttttgctagagagcaaaatttgtataaaacatgcatgtgataatttttgtacagtgattatttactatttagaacctaggaaaaatactaaatctgttgtttgacacttttcataatacaaagtattttcatgctcataattaggtccaagcttgtcatttttgtgtaggctattccacttatccaaatgccataaaaatctgacggtagactacttagggtagtactgtggtatggtaattttctaagatttttctaaactataaaaatagatgttgctattcaaatctattattaattagggtttaatcaaatgttgctttatgcatgattaagaaattagtgaagctttggtgtatctttgaagcatttaatgagatgtgttgacttagcatattagtaatagaagagaatgcagtagatgacatgtgcttgtagtacatgtctTTGGataatgttgactaccttgcatgcaagcatatcTATTgtgttcatctcatccgatgcaccttttgcataagcacttacgcacctgcatcatataggatcgcaaaccgagagcccagtcatcatacccgaggagcccgaggagcagctcgaggtgcagccgtaggaagtgaccaaagcagacgaggaggacgttgaggaactttcggagtgccccgatcaccggccgagctccttcgagagaggcaagccccagagcatttttctccccaatttgcaattattaattaaatgctttactttaattgatgcattacgttcaggagttatttgcaaccgttgctgcattataccttgtttacctttattatactatatccttgttaccctggtatccgcagtcgagtcaatgcttagctggcttagaccggtagaagtcgggtgatttcctgtcacctgcgagctataggtggttacctggatctgcttggataactatgtagtcatggtataactaagtgttaatttgaagttgagaccggacagagacttacagagttttggactgtagtgctttccgtctgtgtcgattaaggaccgaccattgttggtcctcaagtcatgttgaacgcatgccttacatttagctggccgaataaagtacctttcgaccgcgaagctaggagattattcgggccgagtagattgctcgcagcgcactgtaccagagcaggtgtggtaggacatgggggcgcaatgataagaccaaagggcagtcggtcggccccctggtacatgtggttcctggcaaactcaagatttttctagatagttgactcgatgaccgatacctcactttagcgggtgagtgaggtttgtgtaaggaataaatcaccagctggttaggaatcgattcgaatcgccatcgctcctggataatgagcacttgacttgagtgacttcatcgtagtaatgttgatggaacacttggacagttataaggaatatgacattatggaagttgttaatgatcattggttatcattatttgcttaatcacatgcttgctctagtataggtgcaaatatagtcgacaggttaataataattaacttgacaataatgcttttggaaaggttcttgaaatgctaaaaatgccttttttgcaaatgagtcagctaccctactataaagcccttcataatccttggtgtcactttattttcggttatgtcgggtaagtctggttgagtaccttctcgtactcagggttttattctcacttgttgtagatgggcagatgcattatggctactgtatcaactgcctttatcctgcgatgggtgatgcttaggaccatgggcatggtcattccttacatctcgtctgatgcttttgttggagatgatcattagctggcactgtatttgaactccgtgtgagtgtgtgtggttttgaacaaatggcttccgctacttctatttgaactcgttttgtaataactatgtttaaactctgatataactgtgatgcgaacttttatgtaatatgtgatggtgaccgctaaacttattacgatcttggctggtatgtgagttggtttgaaatccttcgtgatttcacggactaccgggttatatgggcttaagtttgctaaatcgtctgctctggtgggtgattttcttacttaatttcgtataattggtcggttctgttacataacACATTGTATAATCATGACCATTAATGGTATAGTTCACCTCAGGAGCTCTCCCCTTTGCCAGGTTTGTAAATAAAGGAGACCGATGAAGCACATTGATATCATTATGAGACCCAGGCATTCCAAACAAGGCATGACATATCCAAAGATCGTTGGAAGCAACAGCCTTCAAAATAATAGTGGGCTTTTCCACATGCCCCTTGTCTACAGGACAATTCTTCCACGCCCAATGCATACAATCAATGGACCCTAACATACTTGGAAAACCAATTTTCTCACCGAGTACCAGTAAGCGTGCTGTGTCAGCCTCATTAGGATATCTCAGGTATTCATCTTCAAATGGATCAACAACTGCAGCAACAAACCTACGTAGGCTCTCAATTATGGTACTTTCACCAATGCGAACATACTCATCCGTTGCATCAGCTAGAACCCCATATGTTAGCATACAAAATGCTACAGTGACTTTCTGGAAGCAACTTCATCCAAGTACATTGCCCCCACTCCTTTTTTGCACAAAGTAATCATCGTGTGATTCAACAACATTCATTATGCGTAGGAAAAGCTCCCTACTCATCCTGTACCTGAAAAAAATTACTCGTACAACATTTACGTACCATACTATGTATGTATCACAAGTGAATGTACACGAACCTCCGGCGAAATAAATTTGGGCCGTACGTCGGCTAATCAGCATCCTTTGGTGCCCGCCTTCTCGATCTCGATAAATAACATTGTGCCCTTGGACGGAACCaccatgtcttcctttttggtttgAATATGTCTCGACAATTGTAGCCGATGAGAAGATCAAAAAGTCATCGTCATCTGATGATGAATCATCCAACTCCCTCTGCAGAAGTGATTTGGAAGCACCCATGACGTCTAGCGTGGAGGGCTTGCTGAGAGGTGTCTGTAGCTTGCTGGGAGGTGCCTGCCGTGTCCTGGTACATGCCTACGGCTAGCTTGGTGCACGGCGCGGCAAGACAAGAGGACTGCACGGCGGCCTGGGAGGTGTTGCTGCCGCCTGGGAACTGCCTGCTACGGTTGTCAGGAAGGAGGCGGCGGCAATGATCAGCCCACAGTGCACGAAAGAGGCGGCGCCCCTGCTGAAAGAGCGACGTTTCTGCGGCACGGGAAAAATgacaacaaaaaataaaaaaaggttGTGGGCCTCAAATTTGATTTATTGGAACTCAATTAtgggaaactcttggagatgagcTTTTTTTCCTCCCAATACTTTTTGGGGAGTTATAAAACTACAAGATTTGGGGAAAAAAAATTAAGGTACTGTTGAAGATGCTCTAGGTACTTACCACTTGAGTGAGCAGTGAGTAATTTATTCTGGTCGTCATAGGCACTTAACTATGCTATGATGAATATGCGCGCCCCTCTTTTTTTGAACCTGGGTTTCTCTTCATTACACGTTGTCTAACAAATCGTTAGCAACAATCACAGATACATCGTCAGGAATAGAGTTGGTAATCAATTCATCACCCTC harbors:
- the LOC136536378 gene encoding uncharacterized protein, which encodes MGNKNKYFVKAQEAARKDVERAFGVLQSRFAIVLGAARMWDTETLGDIMKACVIMHNMIVEDEGVVDPTEQFDYGGQNMEPSHENNRTLDEFIEAHKRIRDKETHVQLKEDLIEHL